The Christiangramia flava JLT2011 genome has a segment encoding these proteins:
- a CDS encoding THUMP domain-containing class I SAM-dependent RNA methyltransferase has protein sequence MANNYKMIAKTMFGFESVLANELLQLGAMDVKEGTRMVSFVGDKGFMYKANLCLRTALKILKPYKSFKVHNEKELYDQIYALPWEDFMGVDDSLAIDTAVHSEVFTHSQYVALKVKDAIVDRFREKFGRRPNVDLKHPTLRINIHIEKQFCNVSFDSSGSSLHKRGYRSSTNIAPINEVLAAGMLLLSGWKGQCDFLDPMCGSGTIPIEAAMIACNIPPNINRKEFAFEKWKDWDEALFEKIEESVMKKITDFQYSIKGYDKAPSAVEKATENVKNANLSDFIKIERKDFFHSEKETEGYLHMVFNPPYGERLEIDVEKFFESIGDTLKQNYHGTHAWFIATNVDSIKSVGLRASRKIKLFNGPLEGRLLKYVIYEGSKKNRD, from the coding sequence ATGGCGAATAACTATAAAATGATCGCGAAAACCATGTTCGGTTTTGAATCGGTTTTGGCGAATGAACTGCTCCAACTGGGCGCAATGGATGTTAAAGAAGGCACGAGAATGGTAAGTTTCGTGGGTGACAAAGGCTTTATGTACAAGGCAAACCTGTGTTTGCGTACGGCATTGAAGATCCTGAAGCCGTATAAAAGTTTCAAGGTGCACAACGAAAAAGAACTTTATGACCAGATCTATGCGCTGCCGTGGGAAGATTTTATGGGGGTAGATGATAGCCTGGCTATTGATACCGCAGTACATTCTGAAGTTTTTACGCATTCCCAGTACGTGGCTTTGAAAGTGAAAGATGCGATCGTGGACCGTTTCCGGGAAAAATTTGGTCGGCGTCCAAATGTAGACCTGAAACATCCTACTTTACGAATCAATATTCATATTGAAAAACAGTTCTGCAATGTGAGTTTTGACAGCTCCGGGAGTTCCTTGCATAAACGCGGGTACCGTAGTTCCACCAATATCGCCCCGATCAATGAAGTACTGGCAGCGGGAATGCTACTGCTTTCTGGCTGGAAAGGTCAGTGTGATTTCCTGGACCCGATGTGCGGAAGTGGGACCATCCCGATCGAAGCAGCGATGATCGCCTGTAATATTCCGCCGAACATCAACCGGAAGGAATTTGCTTTCGAAAAATGGAAAGACTGGGATGAGGCGCTTTTTGAAAAGATCGAAGAATCTGTCATGAAAAAGATCACAGATTTTCAATATTCAATCAAAGGTTATGACAAGGCTCCTTCAGCCGTGGAAAAAGCCACGGAAAATGTAAAGAACGCGAACCTTTCGGATTTTATAAAAATTGAGCGCAAGGATTTCTTTCATTCTGAAAAGGAAACCGAAGGCTACCTGCACATGGTTTTCAATCCACCGTATGGGGAACGCTTGGAGATCGACGTGGAAAAATTCTTTGAAAGCATTGGAGATACGCTGAAACAGAATTATCACGGGACACACGCCTGGTTCATCGCTACCAATGTAGATTCGATAAAAAGTGTTGGTTTGCGCGCGTCCAGAAAGATCAAATTGTTCAATGGTCCCCTGGAAGGTCGCTTGCTGAAATATGTGATCTACGAAGGCAGCAAGAAGAACCGCGATTAA
- a CDS encoding ZIP family metal transporter: MAQSTKPAKVLHSQIYLYLLPVIAVILGFLISLLLKPGDSSSFKLLLAFSGAYLLSVTVLELLPDVYSHEGKSIGVFILLGLLLQIVLEFLSKGVEHGHIHHHEDHFPVLLLVSLSIHSLLEGFPIDHDSHLLHGVVVHKIPVAAILSVFLLKSKIKKYQVVLFLSLFALMTPLGSWMKQHFEVLHAYAPYINAVVIGIFLHVSTTILFEASKNHSFNASKLGVIILGILLAYFI; this comes from the coding sequence TTGGCGCAAAGTACAAAACCAGCCAAAGTCTTGCACAGCCAGATTTATTTATACCTGTTACCGGTCATCGCGGTCATTCTTGGATTCTTAATTTCCCTTTTACTAAAGCCGGGCGATTCGTCCAGTTTTAAGCTATTACTGGCTTTTAGTGGTGCCTACCTCCTTTCGGTCACTGTTTTGGAGCTTCTGCCAGATGTGTACAGCCACGAAGGAAAGAGCATTGGGGTTTTCATTTTACTTGGATTGTTGCTGCAGATCGTGTTGGAATTTCTGTCCAAAGGAGTGGAACACGGTCATATTCATCACCACGAAGATCATTTCCCTGTGTTACTGCTGGTGAGCTTGAGCATTCATTCACTACTGGAAGGCTTCCCAATAGACCACGATTCTCATTTACTGCACGGCGTGGTCGTACATAAAATCCCGGTGGCGGCGATACTCTCCGTATTTCTGCTGAAGAGCAAGATCAAAAAGTACCAGGTCGTCCTGTTTTTAAGTTTGTTTGCGCTTATGACACCTTTAGGAAGCTGGATGAAACAGCATTTTGAAGTCTTGCATGCGTATGCTCCCTACATCAACGCTGTGGTTATTGGAATATTCCTGCATGTCTCCACGACCATTTTATTCGAAGCCTCCAAAAATCACAGTTTCAATGCTTCCAAGCTTGGTGTGATCATTTTAGGGATTTTGCTCGCTTATTTTATCTGA
- a CDS encoding DUF4268 domain-containing protein, with product MFSREESKKIRQEFWTSFGKEYPRKWLLYNTKMKEIQLKFTFDRKKAQVSLDIIDEDPLIREYYYEKLQSLQKILQEEYLSEVIFDPEYELPEEKMISRIYVELPGVSIHNKNNWPQVKEFLAMKMSKLEEFFKDFADFIKN from the coding sequence ATGTTTAGCCGGGAGGAATCAAAGAAAATCAGGCAGGAATTCTGGACGAGCTTCGGAAAAGAATACCCTCGAAAATGGCTGCTGTACAACACCAAAATGAAGGAAATTCAACTGAAGTTCACCTTCGACCGCAAAAAGGCGCAGGTTTCTTTGGACATTATCGATGAGGACCCGCTCATCAGGGAATATTATTACGAAAAGTTACAATCTTTACAAAAGATCCTTCAGGAGGAATATCTTTCCGAAGTCATTTTCGACCCTGAATATGAACTACCAGAAGAAAAAATGATCTCCCGCATTTACGTGGAATTACCGGGTGTGAGCATTCACAATAAAAACAACTGGCCGCAGGTAAAAGAGTTCCTGGCGATGAAAATGAGTAAGTTGGAAGAGTTTTTTAAGGATTTCGCGGATTTTATTAAAAACTAA